The region TGCTCAGCCTTGTTTCCTCTCTCCGCTAGATCTTGAAAACTTTTGTTGCATAAAGAAACCGGGCCTATACACCACACCTTTGTATCTTTTGCCTTTGCAAACGCTTCAACATATATTGGCTCCAACTCCTCAAAGCTATTAACCACAATTCCGAATGTAGCTTTCTCAGCTTCTTGTGTTTGTTCAAACACCTCTTTGGTTTCTTTTCTGTTTCCCTTTCCCCAGCCCGAAGCCTGAGGTTTGGTAACTTCAATATGGTCGGGCAGGTCGGGCAGCGCAAAGTACTCTGAGTTGGATTTAATTTCGTCTAGTATATTAGTTTTGTTCAATATGTGAATGCACAGGAAGGGAAAGCATCCGGGCCCATAGAACACAAGTCTCGGGATATTTAGTCTCTTTGCCACATCGGCAGTCCAAGGAAAAGCACCATCGGAGATGATGCAACTTGGGGGAGGACATAGAACCTGAAGCATCCTCTCAAATGGTTCTTCGAACATCTTCATAGCTTTCAACATATTGACTACATGCGCAGCTGATGGAAGCAAGTCAAAAGTCTCGCATCCTTCGGGCAAACCAGATTCAGCGAATGGGAATTGGAGTTCAAGCATTTGGATATTGAGCTCAGCTTCGATTGCCCGATCAATGACTGATTTGAAACGGTTTGCGTTTACAGGAGTTGTGATTATGGTAACAGTTGTTCCGGTTTGGGCTAGAATCCTGGCGATGTCCACCATGGGTATCATATGGCCTTGAGCCATCAGTGGAAGCAAGACGAAGTGAAGGTCGGTGGAAGGGGAAGCCATTGCTGTTTCGGATGTTGCCTTTGGTGATTCTTTCTGAAACTACTGAAGCATGCATATGCACCACTTCTACGACAAATACGTACCATGAGAACATCGGTAAGTGCGTACGCCATATGTCTTTTTGCTTTGAAGTTTTcgaaaaagaaaatagaaaaaagacAAGTTACGTAAAACAAAAACGTATGAAAACATTAGATGATAACTATGGTAGCATGATCTCATGTGGCCCAGCCGCCCAGCCTAAAGCTGATAGTTCTAGAATGTGTGGTCACTACGAAGTGTATTTTATGTTTGGCATCATCTAATTTATAACTACATTGATGTTACTGGAAAATTTGGTTTGAAAAAGACGGTAACCAAAGTATTAGACTATTATATTTTTAGCATTAGCTATAAAATCATACTAATTATTATTGTAATTATCGTTTTCGATTTTATTGTACAATGTAATCAATATTATGTCGATGCAATATTATTCATCGGGGTGTTTTTTTCTCTTGAAAAAAAGATTGAAGTACAACAAAAATTATTAATATAAAGAATAAGAAAATACAAGGTCCCAATGCGTGATCCAACTAAAGCTAAGGGAGAGACTATAGAGAAACAAAGCAAATACAAGATATTAAATCTAAACTAGATCCAAGTAGAGGCGTATTGATCATCCCTAGCCTACCAGAGTAATCCGGTTCCGAAATTGATGCTAAAAGAAACTTCCTCAGTTTTAAGACTTTAAAGGAAAAGAGGATAACATTTTATTCAATTGTATCAACGTTTCTTTTAGTTGGATTTCAAATAGGTGTAGAAGTCAGAACAAAAAAAAAGGTGGAATTCTTAGATTTCTAGTCTTTCATGGATGCTATTAATGCATCTTTTTGAGGAATCTTCAAACTAAAACTTTTATCACTTGTTAGGTGATACATTTTTTGAATAGTCGGTtgaatgataaataaataaataaagcattATAACTATACGCAT is a window of Lactuca sativa cultivar Salinas chromosome 1, Lsat_Salinas_v11, whole genome shotgun sequence DNA encoding:
- the LOC111913151 gene encoding UDP-glycosyltransferase 73E1 — its product is MASPSTDLHFVLLPLMAQGHMIPMVDIARILAQTGTTVTIITTPVNANRFKSVIDRAIEAELNIQMLELQFPFAESGLPEGCETFDLLPSAAHVVNMLKAMKMFEEPFERMLQVLCPPPSCIISDGAFPWTADVAKRLNIPRLVFYGPGCFPFLCIHILNKTNILDEIKSNSEYFALPDLPDHIEVTKPQASGWGKGNRKETKEVFEQTQEAEKATFGIVVNSFEELEPIYVEAFAKAKDTKVWCIGPVSLCNKSFQDLAERGNKAEHDCMKWLDSREVKSVVYVCLGSLSHASTEQAIELALGLELSGIPFIWFIRQTREDFEKWLLEERYEERIKDRGLMVRGWAPQILILSHQAIGGFITHCGWNSTLEGICAGIPMVTWPHFAEQFLNERFIIDVLKIGVKIGAEVPITFIEKDTLEVMVKRKDIRTAVEVLMNEQEEGEARRMRAREVGEMAKKAMEEGGSSYLNIKLMIQAIAEEVAKKNKPIEDIV